TACTCCAACATATCCAAAGTTTTGAACCTCCGAAAAACTTGCGATATCCATTTTGTATCACAAATCTAAAAATCCCCTGGTTGAGTTTCTTTCCAAGAATGTATGTTGGAGGTCACAATCCATACTTTGGCTGGATTGTGGATTTCGGTTATGAATACCCAATCTCAATAAACGTTAATCGTATTTGATGGCGCGTACAAAGTTATCCAGAATAAAAATGGGGCCCGGGTTGGGGCCCCATTTTTTATTATAGACAGCAGCTTGTGGGTTTAAGCTGCATCCATATCGCGGCGATCGGCCATATCCATCAGGACGCGCTCGCGGGCCTTGTCGATGCCCAGCGCTTTGCGTTTCTTGTCGATATGGGCGATCATCATTTTGGCAATTTCAAACGGGTCGGTGGCAAAACCCCACTTGCCCATGCCCAGCTCTTCGAGCTCTTCAAACAGGTGCTTGTGGAATTTGGTACCTTCGACAATCGGGAAGGTTACCCCGAAGACCGTAAACACACCGGAGGCCACAAAGTACTGGCCGATGGTGATGGCCTTTTCACTCATGTACTCGGGTGCGCAACCGGCCACCGGCAGATCGGCGATGCTGTCGCCCAAACCACCGGTTTTGACCATTTCGGCACAGGCGATCAGAATGCGGCTGTTGTCCACACATGCGCCTAACCCCAGCACCGGCGGCATACCCACCGTTTCACAGACTTCCTTGAGGCCGGGACCGGCCAGATGGGCCGCTTCAGGCGTTGTCAGCCCGGCTTTGGCCAGCGCAATCTGCGAACATCCGGTTTGAACGACCAGCACGTCGTTTTTGATCAGCTCTTTGACCAGATTGACATGGACATAATCCTGCTTCATGCGGGGGTTGTTGCATCCCACCACGCCGGCAACTCCACGGATGCGGCCGTTGATGATGTTGTCATTCAGCGGCGTGTAGGAAGCGCGGAAGGTTCCGCCCAGCATGTAGTTGATGTACTCATGGGAAAAGCCATGCACACCGGTATTGACGATGTTGGGGATTTCCACTTCCACACCCCGGTTCTTAAAACGCCCGATGGCCTGGAGGACAATTTCATCGGTGCATTCTTTGGGTTTGTCTTCGTGAAATTCGATATGCTTGCCACCTTCAATCCGTGCGCGCGGATTGGTGGTGATCAACTGGGTCTTATAGCATTCCGCCACCTGGGCCAGTGCCTGTTTGATACACTGCACATCGACCACCATGGCATCCACCGCACCGGTTACCAGGACGGTCTCAGTGGACATGAAGTTGCCGGCATGCGGTGTGCCGTGGCGTGAAAACATTTCCAGACCCGAGCAGCACATCCCGACCAGGTTGAGGCCTTTGGCACCGGCGTCTTTGGCAGCCTGTATCAGGGTCGGTTCGGCCACCGATGCGACCATGGATTCAAACAGATTGGGCTCATGGCCGTGAACAATGATGTTGACCTGGTCTTCTTTCAGGACGCCCATGTTGGTCTCAATGGCAATCGGCGACGGCGTGCCGAATAAAATGTCTGCGATCTCGGTGGCCACCATGGAACCGCCCCAGCCGTCGGCCAAGGCCGTGCGGCTGCATTGCTTGGTGATGTTGGCGTAATGCTGATCGACGCCGATGGCAGATCGATGCATAAGCTCCATGATTTCACGCATGGCACCGCGGGGCACAATACCTTCCTTGCGCCAGGTTTCCAGGGTTTTTTCCGGAACCCGTTTGGCAAACGGAAGCTCGCCATCGACCTGGGTATAGGTCCGCTCCAGCTCCTTATACAGATCCATAGCGATATCTTTGACCTCGCGGTCTTCGGTTTCGATGCCCATTTCCTGAGCCACGTAATACAATTTCTGGACATTTTTGATCTCATAGTCCTTGATGTGGCCTTCCAGCACCTCGCGGAATAAATCCAGCATGGCCATACCGTGGTCGGTGTGGGCGGCACAACCGGCAGCAACGGCACGCGCAAAGTTTCGCGACATGATGGTATCGATGGTGGCACCGCACACGCCCACCTTTGCGTATGGATCTTTGGCATTCAGCCGGCAGGGGCCCATAAAGCAATGCTTGCAGCAGGCTGAATCTGCCCCGATGGGACAGGCTTTCATGTTTTGCGCCCGATCAAAGGCGAGCTCGACACCGTCATTGCGAGCCTTGGCGAGCATCTGAGCGGTAGCTTCACAGGTGGTGAGCTCTCTGGGCTCGAGCTGTTTCTTTTTAGGAATCACTTTTTTTTCGTCTGGCATATAAATCCTCCCTTCTGAAACGATGGATTAAAATTAAATTGGGTTGAGTTTCATCAAATGAAGATGTTGAAAGTTTATGTGGACACTGTATTAAGGTGTGATTAAATAGTAATGATTCTCAATAAGCTAAAACTTTGGTTTTGTCAAGGCCCTTAGAGAAGCAAAATTTAACCGATTTATCAACTGTTTATTGGCAAATTTTATGCCAATAGGATTTATGTAACAACAGCATTTTTAAACAATCTGTAGGGTGGCGCAAGGTGCTGGAATCGCATAATATTATTCTTTAGATGCTTTTTCTATGTATCTGGTCGACCGGATACCAGATTCCGTATAACTGCTAATTTTGTCTTATG
Above is a genomic segment from Desulfobacterales bacterium containing:
- the cooS gene encoding anaerobic carbon-monoxide dehydrogenase catalytic subunit; this encodes MPDEKKVIPKKKQLEPRELTTCEATAQMLAKARNDGVELAFDRAQNMKACPIGADSACCKHCFMGPCRLNAKDPYAKVGVCGATIDTIMSRNFARAVAAGCAAHTDHGMAMLDLFREVLEGHIKDYEIKNVQKLYYVAQEMGIETEDREVKDIAMDLYKELERTYTQVDGELPFAKRVPEKTLETWRKEGIVPRGAMREIMELMHRSAIGVDQHYANITKQCSRTALADGWGGSMVATEIADILFGTPSPIAIETNMGVLKEDQVNIIVHGHEPNLFESMVASVAEPTLIQAAKDAGAKGLNLVGMCCSGLEMFSRHGTPHAGNFMSTETVLVTGAVDAMVVDVQCIKQALAQVAECYKTQLITTNPRARIEGGKHIEFHEDKPKECTDEIVLQAIGRFKNRGVEVEIPNIVNTGVHGFSHEYINYMLGGTFRASYTPLNDNIINGRIRGVAGVVGCNNPRMKQDYVHVNLVKELIKNDVLVVQTGCSQIALAKAGLTTPEAAHLAGPGLKEVCETVGMPPVLGLGACVDNSRILIACAEMVKTGGLGDSIADLPVAGCAPEYMSEKAITIGQYFVASGVFTVFGVTFPIVEGTKFHKHLFEELEELGMGKWGFATDPFEIAKMMIAHIDKKRKALGIDKARERVLMDMADRRDMDAA